ACGATAGCCTCAATGGCGGCGATGCAAAGTCGTCGGCATTGTCgatggaagaggaggaagaacTGGAGGAGGACGGTGTCAGTTTAACGACGACCAGTTCCAGCGCAGCTGCGTCACCTCCGCCGCAGCCACCGCCCGCCCATCCGCTTCCCTCTAATCGAGGCCGACCTCCGTCTCGGCCTCCGTCGGAGGAAGCGGATCAGCCGGCCATTAAATCGACTGTTGGCAAATCGCGGATTGCGCCTACGCCGCCGCCTCCGCAACAACAAGCGACGGCCAATATGGCGGCCGTCAAGCGGAGGCGCGAAATCGAACAGGACGAATTGATTATCATTCCAGGCGCATCCAGGCCGTCACCGCCGGCCCAACTCACCGTTCCAGGTCTACCCACTCAACATCCGCTGCTCAGCGCTGACCTTCTGCACAGCCTCCAGTACTTTGCATTGTTACGTCAAAGTATACCCAATGGTAAGTtgactccctttttttcttttttctttttcgttttgctATCGTGATTCATTTGTTTGAACGTATCGTGTGGGTTACAAGAACCGGAGGGACTTGTTTTCccgttcttttttgtttttttctcttcttcttgtcgtagaaaaaaaaatgaatccaATTAATggaatggggaaaaaaataataaaaaataaaataacacaaTCATTGATGATGATGCCGATAGATGTTTAGCCAGAAAGAGAGATAGGGTTACGTCCGTCATCCAAGGCCGACCGGATGTGTTTCGATTGAtctttcaaagaaaaataaatgccCCAACCGAATGGGATCTGTTTGATTAATCAGCTATttagaaaaattgttttttaattctcaGATATACTGGAAATGTATGGCTTCGTTGTCGATACGTGACGTCAAAGAAAgtcagtaaaaaaaacaaaacactaaCACGTCTAGTCTCTTGGATTTGTTCGATTTCAATTCTGTGTGTTTGTGCAGTGATTATGATTACGGAGGCTAAAATCCGCAGTTCCTTCCGGCCAACTGAATATTACAGTTGGATGATGATAACTAGTCGCTGAGTGAAACCTTCTTctctcttcctctctctctctctctctctctctgatgTACATGTTTTTGGCGACGTCCATATCAGCGTCTCTCCATTCAAGGCCGTCCTCCCCCCGGAGAGAGGGCAAGAAGGCCGGTCCAAATCCCCTCCACTTCCAGCCTTTTCGCTAGATCTCCTTCCTCCACTATATATTATCctgaatgtgtgtgtgtgtgtgtatatatataatacgagagagagagagagagagagagagagagaggagtcGGGAAGAGAGTTAGCTAGTATACAGATTTATCTACATCTTGATTGCGCCAGCTAATGGAAACTGAACACGGCACCGCGACACACTGAACGCATCAGCGGCCAATCGGCCATCAGCTGCGTATTATCGCATCGACCCAGCAGCTGCATAATGTATTCTATACCAgttccagtttttttcttttttttttttcttttttacaagaagaaaagaaagagaagagagagaaaatataAGGAACGGAGAAGAAGATAAAAGATGACTGGCCCTCCCGACTCGTTTTCAATTGTTATCGCTCAGAAACATCAAATCTCAATCGCCGGGGATGATGATTTCAAAGCTCTTCTTTTGATCCATTTTCAACTaccatttccctttttcttttcttttcttttcacaagaaaaaaaaaggaaaagataaaattctgttttatgcaaatttttttttaaatctcccTATCAGTTAAACTGGATTCCGTTGAATTGTCTTTCTGTCCGTGTATTTCTGTGTAAGGAACAGGGGCAACAAATAATTGACAACTCATTAATTTGAAACacgaaattttttatttattgatttacttatttttttattattattatttatttattttttattttttttttaaattaaggtTCTTTGATGAATTTGCCCGTGGCACCTCCACCTCCACCACCGCCGCCACCGCCGATTCCGAATCGATTATCTCCAACGCCTCCGGCTAGCAGTAAATCATCAGGTAACGAAGAACATTTTTCGTTTCCCCTCCCATTATTATTGACACCACAATTGTATGCAAGAAATGAATTATTAACatttctattcattttttgttgttgttgttgttgttgtttgatttatttatttaatttttatttctatttatttatttattttttttttcagctggATTAAATCATATGTGCCCGTCGTGCGGAATCTGCTTTAGTTCGGCTTCGACCCTTAGCGCCCACGCTACGTACTATTGCTCCAAACGACCTCAAGTGTCACCGGCCGCAGCACCTGTCACCAGCGCGTCTCCGCTTCCCACACTTCCGACGCAGCCGGAAATGATGGCCAACGTTGCGCTGAGTAACGGCAGGAGTCAAACTCCCGAGCCAATGGACGAACTGGTgagggaaagaaaataaatcaataaatcaaATGATTCCATTTATTTTCGCATAATTTAACggatattttattttctgcGGCAGTTGAACGACCGTCCGTCGGCCCCCAAGATTAGACGCAGCGGACGCTATTACGCCTGCCCGTATTGTTCGTTCAGCGCCGATAAGCGAGTCAGCCTCAACCGACACATGAGGGTTCACGTTGGCCTGCCGCTTTTGGCCACCCATCCGGTCTCACCTCCTCCGCTTCCGGCTGGCCATTTGGAAACGTCGCGTTCCTTATCGTCCGACAGACCGACGGCCGGTTCTTCTCCAGAATTTCGCGCCATTAACAAGTTGCAGGAAGAGCCGGCCAGCCGGTCGGATGCGGGAGCCGATCGTTTCTGTTGCGATTGCAAAATCCAGTTTTCTTCGTTCAAAACGTACCAGGTGCACAAGCAGCACTACTGCCAGTCGAGGAAAGTGGCCGGTGCAAACCTACCGGCCGGATCGCCTGTCCCGTCTTTGGACAAATCCATTGCAGCTGGAGAAAGCCTGGCCGGACGAGCTCAGAACGCGGGCGGAGGTCCTATGACTATTCTGATGTTGCCGACTCATCCGCCGATCGTCATTCCGTTGTGCATCCTGCAGTCGGCGCGTTTGCTAACGGCTGATCAGCCCATGCCGCCTCACTCGGTCATCGTCTCGCCGCATGGAGATATCCAGTTCCGCGCTGACTCGCCCGAAGAGCCACGATCGACGGCCTCATCGGCAGTCGTCACTCCGGCGGCTTCGACTACCCCGGCCGCTGTGCTGGCTTCTGTTCCAGTTGTTACGGTAGCTCCATCCGCGCCGGTCACCCCCGTTCCTCCGGCCACATCTGCTCCTCCGGCAACAGAGCCGCCCCCAACGGCGAATTCTGCCACCGTTCCGCCGGAAACTGCGCTGGATCTCAGTTCTAAAACGAGCGAATCAGATCCAGCCACGGCGGAGTCGTCCAGGAAGGAGCCGCTAACGAAGGAGTCAGTTGCCAATAGCAACGCGATCGGAGGCATCCGCATTAGGGAGGAATTGGCCCACGTCAATCAATCCAGCCCCGACAATGCAtcgcaacagcagcagccggCGCTTCCGTTTCTTCCACCCAAAGTATTTGCCGAACTGGAGGCGCTGGGCATGTGCCTGGGCGTCCCTTCCGGCCACGACATGACGTCCAATCCGGCCCAGTGGCTGGCCATGCTGGAGAACGCCGTTTTGCAAGCAAGTTTCAAAGCCCCGCCCACCGTGCCCGTTGTACCTTCGTCTAATAAAACGGATTTGATCCAGCAGGCGCAGCGACCCAGCAGCGCCATCCCTTGCGAAGAGTGCAACATTAGCTTCCGGCGGATGGAAAGCTACCTGGTCCATAAGCAGTACTATTGCGCTGCCAGGCACCAGCAGCCGGGCAGCAAAGAACTGCCAGCTCCAGCTGCGGAACAGGTGAACGGCAATCAGCCGGAAGAACCGGCAGCAGCCCCTGCGATCCATCGCGATCCGGTAATTCAGCGGGCTAACAAACACGCGTGCCCGCTGTGCGGAATCGAATTCGAATCTGCCGTTGTCCTACAGGCTCATCGTAGCTTTTATTGCCCTAAAAGGGAAGTCGATCCAGCGCTTAAAAATGCTGCCGATGTTAGAAAAATTAATGCGGAATCTTTGGCAGCCTCTCCCAAAGCATCCGGCCCGTCTCCCGGTCACAATGgtattaaattattattattatttatttattttttccactTTGAAAGCCGTGAATTTCTTATAagtcatttatttattttatttattttttaaaaattctggAACAGGAAGCCCAACGGCAGGTGGGTCGGGATCAATTCAGCCGCAAGGATGGAAGTGCCCGTGTTGCGACGTCGTCAGCCCTACGGCCGCGTCCGCGCAGAAACACGTAGAGACGCACTCGAATGTGCGGGCGTTCCGCTGCTCGGTGTGCGGATACCGCGGGAACACTTTGCGCGGAATGCGCACTCACGTCCGCATTCACTTTGATCGCCGGAATGCGGATCTGTGTGAGGATAATTACATCTCTTGCATAATGGGCGGCACGGGCGCCGTGGGTGAATTCAATCCAGCAGCTGGCGGAATGCCGAATTCGCCACCAGATGTCGATCAGATTTTCAAATCGTTGGGGATCCCGCCCGAAGTGTGCGCCAAAGTTCTTTCCGCCGCGCATCCGCAGAGCGCGGATTCTTCGGCTGGCAACGCGAGGGACAGGCGCGAACTTGGCGGATCGTCGCTGGCCGGTCTGCAATTTCTCCAGCTGGCCCAGCGGATCGCCAATCACTCACCGGGTCCAACAACCGGAGCCGGATGCCGATCAGACAAGTTATTTCTATGCGATCTCTGCTGTTACAGCTCGAGCTATCGGGGCAACGTCATCCGCCACTCGAAATTGGTTCACGGTCGAGAAATTAGCGAAGTGGCCGTCGTCAGTTCCAACTTCCTTCAACAGGCCGTCAACAACAATCCGGCGGCGATGGCCAAACCGCCTTTCCCGGATCCCAACGTGCCCGCAAATCGGATGAAGACGATAACGGATCATTCGCCTCCGCCGCGGCCGGCCCTAATTAATACGCCGTCATCGCTGCCGACGAGCAGGATGATGTCGACCGGCTCACCGGACGAAGCTATTCAAGTGAAGATCGATCCGGATGATGTCATGATGATGCACCAATCGTCGACTGGCGGCTCGAATTCATCGCATTCGGGCGAAGGTCACTCGCCTCCGCTGAGCAATTTGACGCCGGATTTCCATTCGGGTCCTGCGGCCACGGCCAGCGGAACTGATCCCTTTCGCAAGCACTGCAAATCGTGTAATATCACGTTCACCTACATGAACACATTTTTGGCGCATAAGAAGTACTACTGCTCTAGTCAAGCCCCTCTAGAGGATCAGGACCGGGACCAAGACAGGGACGAAAATCTAGACGAAATGGACGACGAGGATGACGAGTTGGAGGCCGAAACGTCAGCAAGTCCTCCGCCGGCTCCCGCCCATCACTCAGAGGCCACGCCCACATAATCCCCCCTACCCCTCCCTACCCCCAACCCACATCCCACGTACATTTTGGAATTTTTATATCATCATCAGTGTCGCCCTTCCTCGGTATTCCTTCTCATTGAGgccgttcttcttcttcttcttcttcaacaaTCCATTGATATAATTCGGTTTCATTTTGTGTTTTAATTGGCACGTtgtgtcatttgtttttgtcttcaaATGTTCAGGATTTCTATTTCGACATATTGAACTTCAAATCGATATCAACTGAAGCATATCTATTACCGATGTCTCGTTGTGCTTTTTATTTCGAGTCAGGTTCAACACTTAATCATAATTAAGGGAAAAGGGACGCTATGTGCAATCTTAATAATCTATTCGTAATACGacattgtcatttttttttaagttgtgGAATTTTTTGTCCACCACTTCTTACCCCCTGTTGAAAATCATCATCTTGAGAgttgtgttgtttttctttttcttttctttctaatttatggcacaaaaagaagaaaaaaaaaatgtgtgaaaTCAATATTCGTGTCAGCATTTTAATAGGGCTGATGGAAGTGATCTACATATCTATAATttgatgtttcttttttgtttcttttaaaacaCAACTTCGATGtctttattttgtgtttggttttttgtttgtttattcggtttttttcaaattccaaGTATATTATACGCAGAGGTTGGAGTGATTGAGGGCTTTGTTGCATCAAATGTGGTATATCGTGTAATAGGGGAAATCATCGATGTAGATCATCTCCACCCTCCCTCCCATTCTCAACACAGATCTATAACTCAGTTTATTGGTGAATCAATTATGCTCAGTTGTGCGTGACTGTCTGCGTACGTGAGTGTGCGTGTTTTTTTAGTGTCAAATACAAAGTCGTTAATATTCTACTGGTCTAGCTAAGCTACTAGACTACTGTTGACGCGACTGGCTTCGTTTTGTGACAGGATCAACAAACAACCCACGTCATGGCGGGAGTTTGTGAAAAattaattcgtttttttttttttcatgcagGGGATCAATGGACAGGAAGTTCTTTTCAAATTCCGCTTCCTTCGATTATCGATTCGGCGTGCAAAGGTATTTCACGTTATTACATTCGCCAGTAAAATAAGAGGTTTGTAAATTGTAATCTCCCGTGTCTGTCTTTGTTATCTGGTTTGGCGCTGCTGCATGCACTTCCAGCTTGTCGTTCCACAATTTAGTGTACTGCATCTGTCAGCCATGTAATGTCGTCGTTGACCTTTGACGTTGGGTACCGAGTGTGCACATCATCGTTTACGCTCCCTTGCATTggtttttaaaacttgtgGCTGCTTAAATGCTAGATGCAATTTGTAACTATATTACCTCAATCGATCTATTTATCTCTGAACTATAGAACATTATCTATAATCGATTTTAATTCATGTCGGACACCCGAAGAAGTTCATTTTTACTTCTCTCGTtcttaaatgaaaaaataaaagaggagcTTGGGAATCATTTCATTAGCCAAAACAAAGAGGTAACTGGTGAAAAGTGACAATTGATTAATGGTCAACAATTTAAAGGTGATAAATGTTCTTTCTAGAGGTTAAAAAGCTGTTACTGAAAGCGTTGAAAGTGTTGTTGAAACTAGGAAAATGTTGAAAGTTATGAAACTCAAAGTGCTTGTCGATCCAGAAGTTTCTGCTGATACCCTTTTGCTGGAAACTTCACCACAGGACGAGGGGTAAGTTTTGGTGACAAAACGAATCCGACGTTCCAAACCGATTGTGATGGACGGCACTCTCTCCATATAACGTATGATCGCATCCGCATCTAATATACCTATGcgtataaaataaataaattttttttttattgttttagaTTTAACTGGACATCGAGTTGGCTTTGATCTTACCAGTCAAAGTGTGCTCAGTGATGTTGCCTTTGATATCGAACCCATCGCCACCATCGGCCAAAAAGCTAGGCATCGCCACGTCATAGATTTCCTAGtaaattacatttcaaaattcCAAGATATACCAATGAACAGCTGTTTTATTAATAAATGATATTAGATGTCAACCTTGGGCTGGACCGGACTGTAGGCTGGAATACGACAATTGTTGCATCGTGCCAAAAGCTCTACCACTCTATCACCTGTGGGCCTAGCTATGTCGTACGCAACTTGGAGACCTGTGGATCATTGCTCGatagaaaaaacatttaaaagaaTTCGTGAAAGAAAAACCATTTACCTGAAACCTGCAGAAATCCACCGAAGGGATCCAGAGCTGATGGATCGTAATCATGCACTGTAAACTCGAAAATATTCTTCAGCGTTTCACCGCTGATTTTGACGATGTCTACTGTATTACTGAAAGGAGCGACTGAAAGAAGGTCACCGTACGTGATGGATCCTGCAAGACGGAATCCACTTgtagatttttaaaagaacTCGTCATTAAGTGAATTCACCATTTTGGGCGCGCTCATCGATGGATGCCCTGACTCCGCCGCCATTGACGAGAGCGATAGCCACTTTACTCCACTGACCCTCGCCTGCAAACTTGGTGAACTGCATTAAAGCTATAAACGGTTATTCAAGGATTGCCGTGGTATCTTATTAGCATACCAAATCAACGTAGGCGTCAGCAATAAAATTTCCAAGATTGCATTCAACCATGCGACAGGACAGACGATTACCATCCAAGAAGACGAGCGTTTTTCCAACTTCTTTCTCTGACAAAGCTTCGACTTCTTTTCGAAATGGGATCAGTTCCTGCAGGACGTGTGGATCTGCATCGTGGATGAAACGATGGCAGATGTGTAATTTACGACCAGTAGGATTTACAACTACAATAGTACCTCGAGGTATGGTCTTATCCATGAGAATCGGTAGGCCAGCAGTAGCGATCACATCTCCATCGTCGTTAAAAGTCACCATTAAGTTGCCCAGATATTTGCCAAAGGCGAATGCCTGAACGACGGGCACTTCCTTCCCAGACGGTTGCTTCACCATGGTCGGATATGGACCTTGTGGAATTTCGATGGACGGAGCCGGACCTGCACGTTAAGTAAATGATTGAAAGTGTTAGTTGGACTGGTTGAACTTAAATTCAGCGATTCGTTGCAGTGGATTCGAGCTGAAAGTGATTACACTAACAGCTTACCGTTCCAGAGAAATGTGTTGGTATGACCGCCTACCACCACGTCGATATCTGGCACCTGTTCAGCGATTTCCATATCTTTGAGATAACCCGCGTGACCGACTGCAATTAGAATATTGACTCCATCCTTTTTAAGGCGTTCTGCTTCTTCTCGAACGCCTTGAATTTCGTCAAAGACTTTGACTGCGTCCAAGGTGGAGATGTACTGCCATTTGTGATCAAGAGCCAAAAGAAGATGTCATTTATAATTTTCACATCACCAATTTTgttagaaaaatgttttatcaCCGATGTTTCAACCGTCAGGTAGCCAATGATGCCTACCCTGTGTCCACCTACTTGGACGACTACTGATTTCGGAATTTTCCCATGAAGCCAAGGTTCTCTGCTTGTGTCGATATTTGCTGCCAACACCTAgattaattaattttgttaAACTTTATTCTAGAGTTCCAGGAAGAAAGTTCAATCAGAGTTTACAGAGGCATAATtgattaaaagaaaaggtatTTTTACCGGATGGTTGGCTGCATTCACGAACGGTGCCAGCCCCGCCACGCCATCATCAAATTCATGGTTGCCAAGAGACTACTCAGCACAAAAGGATgagggaaaaaaatcaaaaattaattgcTAAAAATTTCTAATCCCTACATGTCGTGCCTGTAAACGTTTTGACAGCACAATTGATAATAATGAACGTTCAATATGTGCTGCCAGGCTTTCCGACGGATGTGTACAAAGCATAGGGCGTTTCCCCATTCGTGGTTGTCTAAACCAGGTAGTACCAAAAATCATACAATCATATGCTTTTCCGACCATGTGTGTAAACAACATTTGAACAACAATAGGAAAACGCGCTACATCAATAATTAAGAAACAAATTTATCAACGTGAGTGTAAACAAACGGACCGTTAACGCGCTGCCACATGGGTGGGAAAACTGTCGGCGATGATCACGCAAAAAACGCagcttttttttcattccattaCAAGCAGATAAGAAGGATTTCAACAACTCGCATTGTGAAAATCATTGGAATAGAAAGTGGCCGTTAAAAAGAATGACGGACGTTTTCCATTGTCCATTTCAACATAGGCTACCTCGATAAACCTAATAACCACAGTGaatggaaaggaaaaggaTTGTTTGGCTTCTTGGCCGGACCACTATGCTACAGAAACATCTGTCTTTAGAAAGGTAAGACACAACACACAATTCAACAATTCGTCGGGATAAATAGAATACATGAATATTAAGTAGCGAAACAACGgaggaaacatgaataacttACCATGGCCGTTAAGTTGAGCAAGTTACCGAAGTGGCTGACGGCCTTCCATTTATGGATGGTATACCATCTGTCGGCGAGACCAAATACGTAAACCAAATACGTAAACCAAagtaataaacaaaataaagataaaaatcTTGAAGATTGccagatatttttttttcttttactagCGCCAATCAGAAGTAGCAAAGCAGGCAAGGAGATGTAAATATTGCACAGCATTTGTTCTCACATGGTGCCTTGGAAGAAATCAccgccatttaaaaaaattgtgtccGGATGCTGTTCACGAATTTTTCGAGCTTGATGGACCAGACGGGCATATCCACCGAAACAATTGCCATCCTCCGAGTCTCGTTGTTTGCACGCCCCACCGAGTTTGTTGGCCTCTTCGAAACGGCAATGGATATCGTTAGTGTGTAGGATAGTCAAATTAAACGAAGCTGATGCCTGCTTGACAACGAAAGATACACAAAACAGACCCAACAGCCTCAACCACATGAGTACGGTATTACGTGTCGACCAGTCCTGCATTTTCTGCTCAACTGTGGACAAAATTTTGAGCGTTCAGCGTTATATTGCTCACCAAACTGGAAATAGGCGTCGCCACAAGCTGTCTACTAGCTTTCGGTAACCTTGGCAAGTTAGTTGATCGTCTCCATACCCAGTAACATGGTTGCATTTTCGCTTACAGGAGAGAGGAGACTAAATCCGAAGGACGTAACCAGCAAGAGTCATCTCCTATTCAAAGTGAGTGAACTTCTTTTGCCATTTGATAGCAAATAAGCCGTCTGGTCCATATTGCAGACGAAATCTCTCGCTGCTGATATCCTATAGTTCTCGTTAGCGTGGGACTTACATAAGCTCTTATTATGCAGTTTCGTCTCATTTTAGCCTGTCATTTTAAGAACAACTCAGTAGGTACTTGCACAGTAAATTTGTGGCGACGACTTCTTCCTggaaatgaatttgtttttaagtTTCTGTTGTAGCTTGTAACCAATAGGTGAGTGAAGACAGTCACAGCATCAAAATGTTCTACTTTGTGTCAACCAGCTGTTTGTATGGAACATCTGTGATAACTGATGATGTCACAGAATTGTCTCAATTGAATTTCTAATGTTAACTCTAACAACCACTAGTTTTTCACCTGTTTTactaaaaaaatgtatttttttttattcgatggACAATTATCAAACTGAAACCACCAGTAAATTTCAATTGGACTCTATCGAGAATCAAACCCTTAATTAGCGGCACACCTATCCCATGCTCGACCATTGAGCCATGATTCACATTTTATTGCTCACTATTTCTCCATATGATTTAGGGTAAACCTTTGTACACTACTAATTTTGCTTGTATAATTTTGCTAAATGAAACTCACAGAGGTAAATCGATGAAATATAGCTTCCCTTCGCAGATTCCCTTCGGGATTCGGGTTGCTATAAGAAGCTAGCCCAGATGCCAATCGTCTTGATCCCTCTCCCTTTGATTGCGATTCGAGTCAACGCATTCCATCATGCCAGCGATTGCAGACGTTGTTCGACCATTCTTTTCACAGGATTTTATGACTGGACTTCCTGCAATTCCTGATACCATCTGTCCTAAGAGGTACGTAAAAAGTGGtacatttttaaaactgaTCTTGCTGTAAACATGGATACCGCTTATTAGGTTGTAGACAAGATGGCTGAAGCCGTCTTAACTGTTCCAGCAATTTCCAAGGTCCTGTATGACCTGACGGCGAAACCACCGGAGAAAACGGAGTGGGGATGATTTGATTTACGAACGTTGCTTAGGCAAATGATCTCCACACTCTTTATAGGACAAGGATACGGAGTTTTATCATGACCAGACTTAGATGGGAGATATTACGAACATTGGATTCAGTATAGacttttgaaattaaaaaatttattagcttTGTCGTCTCGTGAAAATCTCTTTAACTCGCTTTTTAAGAGGAGTTCACGTGATGACTTGTCTATTTCTTAATATACGTGCACACTTGTCGGAAATAATGGGtgcatttaatttttcgtcgaacaaattaaacattGTTAATGGGCAGCTAGGTGGGTTGTTGTTCCCCTCCCTTGTAAAACTACCCTTTTTCACCCAATTGTTAATCTAATTCTTATGGGAACGTTCGGATGTCGCCCAAAAACAAGCGGGGAGGCTATTCGAGGCGTTATGCCATTTCCTGAAATTTAACATTCAGGAAATTTGTTATAAGTTCGCAAACTTTTAAGGTCTTTTCAGAGTAGTACCATAAAGTATGACAGTAGAAAAGGGTACTTAGGTTTCTTAAAGCAAAGAACAGATCTGACGTCTTTGGTAAGCGAAAAAAGTACTGCATATTGAAGTGTCAGATGACGGTTTAAAGAATGAACTCTTTCGTTTACCCAATGAATCTAAACTTGGAACTGGCAGGTGGCGTTTAGCAGTGGCACCCaatctttattcttaaaacccagaggtgttcttcacttttcaaGTGGATTTATTGATGATACTTGCTGGTTAAACCATGAAGAATACCAATACATGGATAAGTGGAGGGTTATAAAACTGTAATACCTCAAggcattttcattcacgcatGCGAGGcagttcgtgagcagacgaaccattgaAAGAGCCTTGCGCAGTCTAGCAGCATTCGGTCAGATATATGCAGAAcccgaaacattgttttgacaagtactgtcatatttcgattgcaggttttcactaaataccaagtaagtcacgggtttaatcgtgttaaatgtatgAGTTTTCGATTCAATTCTATTTAGGTGTCAGAACTGACtgttcatgaaaaatcgcgattttgcTCAAATctgacttttggctaaaacaCCTCATTCCAGCCCCAAATTtaataaggatcacgaaaatcctatTCGTTTTGTTATGGAATCCCTATTTCCGaagatattggctacttccaGTTACTTCCGGTAAATTTTCGTGACAATTTGAAAAAGTTTGAAATGACCTGTATTATTCTAACAATtccaaatgtttttcttgcttgtgTTAGGGTGTTGTAGCTTTTATTCCGTGTATTTTTGCCATCAACAGTAGAGGCTGACCCCACGAGCAACGACAGTTTTAGCTAAAGATGTTTAGCTTCTCGTGCTGCAACTATTtgtagttgatattctaggtttttatatttaaaattggAATCAACTGTCTAAGGCTAGCAAAGTTCAAGCACTTAAAAGCAAGAATTATActgatttaaaag
This sequence is a window from Daphnia magna isolate NIES linkage group LG7, ASM2063170v1.1, whole genome shotgun sequence. Protein-coding genes within it:
- the LOC123474571 gene encoding zinc finger protein ush-like isoform X3, translated to MDDDSLNGGDAKSSALSMEEEEELEEDGVSLTTTSSSAAASPPPQPPPAHPLPSNRGRPPSRPPSEEADQPAIKSTVGKSRIAPTPPPPQQQATANMAAVKRRREIEQDELIIIPGASRPSPPAQLTVPGLPTQHPLLSADLLHSLQYFALLRQSIPNGSLMNLPVAPPPPPPPPPPIPNRLSPTPPASSKSSAGLNHMCPSCGICFSSASTLSAHATYYCSKRPQVSPAAAPVTSASPLPTLPTQPEMMANVALSNGRSQTPEPMDELVQLNDRPSAPKIRRSGRYYACPYCSFSADKRVSLNRHMRVHVGLPLLATHPVSPPPLPAGHLETSRSLSSDRPTAGSSPEFRAINKLQEEPASRSDAGADRFCCDCKIQFSSFKTYQVHKQHYCQSRKVAGANLPAGSPVPSLDKSIAAGESLAGRAQNAGGGPMTILMLPTHPPIVIPLCILQSARLLTADQPMPPHSVIVSPHGDIQFRADSPEEPRSTASSAVVTPAASTTPAAVLASVPVVTVAPSAPVTPVPPATSAPPATEPPPTANSATVPPETALDLSSKTSESDPATAESSRKEPLTKESVANSNAIGGIRIREELAHVNQSSPDNASQQQQPALPFLPPKVFAELEALGMCLGVPSGHDMTSNPAQWLAMLENAVLQQAQRPSSAIPCEECNISFRRMESYLVHKQYYCAARHQQPGSKELPAPAAEQVNGNQPEEPAAAPAIHRDPVIQRANKHACPLCGIEFESAVVLQAHRSFYCPKREVDPALKNAADVRKINAESLAASPKASGPSPGHNGSPTAGGSGSIQPQGWKCPCCDVVSPTAASAQKHVETHSNVRAFRCSVCGYRGNTLRGMRTHVRIHFDRRNADLCEDNYISCIMGGTGAVGEFNPAAGGMPNSPPDVDQIFKSLGIPPEVCAKVLSAAHPQSADSSAGNARDRRELGGSSLAGLQFLQLAQRIANHSPGPTTGAGCRSDKLFLCDLCCYSSSYRGNVIRHSKLVHGREISEVAVVSSNFLQQAVNNNPAAMAKPPFPDPNVPANRMKTITDHSPPPRPALINTPSSLPTSRMMSTGSPDEAIQVKIDPDDVMMMHQSSTGGSNSSHSGEGHSPPLSNLTPDFHSGPAATASGTDPFRKHCKSCNITFTYMNTFLAHKKYYCSSQAPLEDQDRDQDRDENLDEMDDEDDELEAETSASPPPAPAHHSEATPT
- the LOC123474571 gene encoding zinc finger protein ush-like isoform X1 — its product is MDDDSLNGGDAKSSALSMEEEEELEEDGVSLTTTSSSAAASPPPQPPPAHPLPSNRGRPPSRPPSEEADQPAIKSTVGKSRIAPTPPPPQQQATANMAAVKRRREIEQDELIIIPGASRPSPPAQLTVPGLPTQHPLLSADLLHSLQYFALLRQSIPNGSLMNLPVAPPPPPPPPPPIPNRLSPTPPASSKSSAGLNHMCPSCGICFSSASTLSAHATYYCSKRPQVSPAAAPVTSASPLPTLPTQPEMMANVALSNGRSQTPEPMDELVQLNDRPSAPKIRRSGRYYACPYCSFSADKRVSLNRHMRVHVGLPLLATHPVSPPPLPAGHLETSRSLSSDRPTAGSSPEFRAINKLQEEPASRSDAGADRFCCDCKIQFSSFKTYQVHKQHYCQSRKVAGANLPAGSPVPSLDKSIAAGESLAGRAQNAGGGPMTILMLPTHPPIVIPLCILQSARLLTADQPMPPHSVIVSPHGDIQFRADSPEEPRSTASSAVVTPAASTTPAAVLASVPVVTVAPSAPVTPVPPATSAPPATEPPPTANSATVPPETALDLSSKTSESDPATAESSRKEPLTKESVANSNAIGGIRIREELAHVNQSSPDNASQQQQPALPFLPPKVFAELEALGMCLGVPSGHDMTSNPAQWLAMLENAVLQASFKAPPTVPVVPSSNKTDLIQQAQRPSSAIPCEECNISFRRMESYLVHKQYYCAARHQQPGSKELPAPAAEQVNGNQPEEPAAAPAIHRDPVIQRANKHACPLCGIEFESAVVLQAHRSFYCPKREVDPALKNAADVRKINAESLAASPKASGPSPGHNGSPTAGGSGSIQPQGWKCPCCDVVSPTAASAQKHVETHSNVRAFRCSVCGYRGNTLRGMRTHVRIHFDRRNADLCEDNYISCIMGGTGAVGEFNPAAGGMPNSPPDVDQIFKSLGIPPEVCAKVLSAAHPQSADSSAGNARDRRELGGSSLAGLQFLQLAQRIANHSPGPTTGAGCRSDKLFLCDLCCYSSSYRGNVIRHSKLVHGREISEVAVVSSNFLQQAVNNNPAAMAKPPFPDPNVPANRMKTITDHSPPPRPALINTPSSLPTSRMMSTGSPDEAIQVKIDPDDVMMMHQSSTGGSNSSHSGEGHSPPLSNLTPDFHSGPAATASGTDPFRKHCKSCNITFTYMNTFLAHKKYYCSSQAPLEDQDRDQDRDENLDEMDDEDDELEAETSASPPPAPAHHSEATPT